A single Pseudomonadota bacterium DNA region contains:
- a CDS encoding DUF3365 domain-containing protein: protein MIDRRFTQAIEAPDARTPSLHAVGAVIASLLILAGATAGNAETPPPVDATAPYLEEARRLAKSFSSRLQGELQAALSASEPQNAVANCRLVAPAKANELTEQHGWSVARTALRVRNPRNAPTLRERAVLLDFQRRAAAGEHLSAMEHIAIVEDGGLPYVHYMRAITTGGVCLTCHGESIDDPVREAIAALYPADAATGFTPGSLRGAFTFVRPLAPAEEHSP, encoded by the coding sequence GTGATCGACCGCAGATTTACCCAGGCAATCGAGGCGCCCGACGCCAGGACACCATCACTGCATGCCGTCGGTGCTGTCATCGCCAGCTTGCTCATCCTGGCTGGCGCCACAGCAGGCAACGCTGAGACGCCCCCACCTGTCGATGCGACGGCGCCCTACCTCGAGGAAGCGCGACGGCTGGCGAAGAGCTTCTCCAGTCGCCTGCAGGGCGAGTTGCAAGCCGCCCTCTCCGCGAGCGAGCCGCAGAACGCCGTGGCCAACTGCCGCCTCGTCGCCCCCGCCAAGGCCAACGAGCTGACGGAACAGCACGGGTGGTCCGTGGCGCGCACGGCCCTGCGCGTGCGCAACCCGCGCAACGCACCGACCCTGCGCGAGCGCGCCGTGTTGCTCGACTTTCAACGCCGAGCGGCGGCGGGGGAGCATCTTTCGGCGATGGAGCACATCGCCATCGTGGAGGACGGCGGCTTGCCCTACGTGCACTACATGCGCGCCATCACCACCGGCGGCGTGTGCCTGACCTGCCATGGGGAGAGCATCGATGATCCGGTGCGTGAGGCGATCGCAGCGCTTTACCCGGCCGATGCGGCGACCGGCTTTACGCCGGGGTCGTTGCGCGGCGCCTTTACCTTCGTACGGCCGCTGGCGCCCGCGGAGGAGCATTCGCCCTAG